A segment of the Fusarium musae strain F31 chromosome 2, whole genome shotgun sequence genome:
GCTCACGTCGAACGTCCTTGAGGTGGTTGTTTCGCATGTTATCGACGCTGAAGACAAAGCAGTTCTGGTACTCGGGGACAGAATCGCGGATATTCTGGAaaagcttgtccttgttctcgCGCGTCTTCTTGGAGACCTGTGTGAGGTGGACGACCTTTGCGCGCTTCGACTTGGGCATTTTGGCGGTATTATTTGTTGATAAAAGGGCTCAAAGGTGATTCTAAATGGGGTGAGGTCGAGGGGGGATTGAGAATCGAAAGCTTTAgttggtggttgtggttTGAATGGGACTTGAGATCTCAATGCCTGCTACAGAAGGCGGCTGTCCACCGGATTTTTTTGCTTTCTGCGATAAAAATTTCGAATGGGTGAGCTATCTTATCAGTTGACCCCGCAATTTTACTCACCGAGGCAGGGGTCCAATCGCTCACCTAGGGTGTACTAACCCGGTAATGTCTGGCAGGATCAATACAATAGCATTGAAGTAAGGAGGCAGATCAGGCCTAAGTAATCGATTCAGCTTCTTTGTTTGCCACTTTCTTGTTTTTAACTACCTAACTCGAAAACAGAAACTCTCAAGGACCAAGATtgattaccttacctaaacCAAGACACTGACTGTGTATGGGcgagggaggaaagaaaacttgggAGTTTGATCCTGAAcgaaaaaaaagacttaggtgacttactataagtttaacATGAGTTTAGAATACCTTTTGTGACGTTAATTTTATCACTCTCTATCCAGGTCTGatgctttcttgctccctgagggtgGGCTATGTTGAAGAGACTGTACCAACGTGATGAGATGTAATAAAAGCAGACAACGAACATTGTTTCCGGTCAATGCTGTTAGAGCCATCTTCTTTCAAGCACTACAATGTAAGCTTACAGTATACTCTTACTTGGGGTCAGTTGTTCAAATGAATACAGATGTCATACGTGCAGCTGGGCTAATAAAATGAGGTACGGGAGTAAGGTCGTTATAATCTTCAATCTGTCTATATTCAATTGACAGTCGGTGTTTAATATGCATACTATGTATATAGTGAATATTCGGGATGAAGCGATCGCCAAAAAGCAAAGCGATGTGAATTGCCATGGGGAGCCCTATAACGTCAGATAGTCCACCACACCAATTATCTTCGAGTCTGCAATACTGCAATGACAGGGTTGTATGCTAGAACGCTACATAATGGTGACATAAAGATCCCTGGAAACTTAGCGATATAGTTGAGATATCCCGGAAAGTTTAGGTGAGTTTGATCTGACTCGGTACTGCAAGCGTATATGATACCTTTCGTACCTATTGAGTTAACATAAGAATTCATTGTTTTGCAGCTCAGCTGATGCTTGCGGTCGAGTCTCGTCGAGACTTGGCGTCTTTCGGGAAAACTATTACACACTTCCCGTTCCGAGGACAGAATCGTGAAAAAAGAGGGAAAGAGAACAAGACAGATGACGCACAGACCACCTTCTAGTTGGAGCAGCCAGGAGCTCTGAAGTCGTTTTCTTACTGGAGCCACACAAACACATCACACATTGTCCAAACATCTCTTTCATCCCAATTGCAGAGCCCCGTAAACAATTcgactcctccttctccatctcggtTTCTAGCTAATTGAAGCTCTACCTCCCTCCACTATCTTTTCCATTTCCCACCTTCCAAGTCCCGTAACTCTCGATCTCTTGTCCGATCCCGAAGTTTGACCTTGCCACCCCTCACGGCTTTGCCTTCCAACCACGAACCCACGACTCCATTTTGTCATCAGGCTTGCCCTAttctgcttgcttgcttcgaCTCGATTCAACCCAACTCCTGCCCCATCACTTCAATCTCGACCGAACACGATTTTCGTCTTGAGCCTGAACCCGTCACATCAGGCTCTGTGTCTTCGACGTTTTCATACCCTCGTTCGACCCGTTTCCGCGACACTGAGAGCTCGCCGGTTGCGCACCCAGCCTAATTTTCGCTCCGAATCACACTCATCATATCAAACTTCACATCACAACACACAGCCACCATGGCCTCCAACGGTAACTTCACCCAACAGGATCAGTACAAGGAACCTGccgaccaacaaccaacagctcCTACTACCTCTGCTGCCGATGGCTCTGCCACCGCTGCCGCTTCTGCCACCAACAGCCATTCCAAGGATGAGGTTGGCTGGTATTTCGTGGAACAATTCTACACCACCCTAAGCAAGTTTCCTGAGAAGCTTCACGTATGTTAACTCCGTTGCCGGTGCGCTTTCTTCATACTAACGACCTTGATAGCTTTTCTACGGCAAGCGCTCGCAATTCGTCTGTGGTCGCGAAGCTGAGGTTGCCAAGGTCTCTGTTGGCCGACCGGTAAGTTGAGATAGAAAAGGAACATCTGGATTGGTTACTAACAGTATAACAGGACATTCAAGAACGCATCAAGAACCTAGACTTCCACGACTGCAAGGTCAGGATATCCAATGTTGACTCCCAGGCTTCCTTTGagaacatcgtcatccaagTGATTGGCGAGACttgcaacaacaacaaagcaCCCAAGAAGTTTGTCCAAACCTTTGTCCTTGCCCAGCAACCCTCCGGCTACTTTGTTCTCAATGATATCCTGCGATATATCGATGATGAGAGCGATGAcgagtctgctgctgcttctgaggaGCCTGCCGCTCCCGCTACGGAGGAACCTGTTGCCGCTGTCGAGCCCGAGGCTCCCCAGTCTGTCGAGGAAACCAAGGATGAGGCCCCTACCCTCGACCCCGAAGTTGTTGATCAGAAGCTTGAAGAGGTTTCCACTTCTAAGGATAGTGTGACCCTCAACGGCGACACCTCCGAGGAGTCTGTGACTAAGGATCCTGAGACGAAGCCCGAGGAGCCCGCCGAGACCGCTGATGAGGCTGCTAAGGAGCTTGCCGAGGAAGACGTGAAGGAGCCCGAGAAGCCTAAGGATCCTAGCCCTACACCCGTTTCCAAGCCTGtcgctcctcctcctgcagcTCCCGAGAAGCCTGCAGCTCCTCCTAAGCCCATGACATGGGCCAGCCGAGCTGCCGCTGCCCTTCCTAAGCCTGTTGTTCCTCTCCCCAAGACTACTACTCCTCCTGTGAGCCAGAGCCGTGCTCCcgctcctgctgctgctgctgctgctgcttctgccGCTACTTCTCAACccgctgctgctcctgctgCCAGCTCTACCGCGCCCGCCACTGAGTCCGCTGGTAAGGATGCGGCTGGATGGCAGACTGCAGGCAGTGACTCTAAGCGACAGAACCGACCTCAGTCTGTTTCCGGACCTCCTGCTGATAAGGAAAGCACCACCGTATACGTCAAGTTCGTCACGGATAAGGTCCAGGACGCAGACCTCAGGAACGCCTTGACTGCTTTTGGCGAGCTGAAGAGCCTTGATATCATACGCCAGAAGGTAAGATCAGATTCTCTACTGTGACACTGTCGTCAAAGCTAACATGGTATAGAACTGCGCATTCGTTGAGTTCAAGACCCCCGAAGCCTCCAAGGCTGCGGTTGCTGCTAACCCTCACACCATTAACGGCGAGACTATCATGGTCGAGTCCCGTCGCAACAAGCCCGGTGCCAATAACGCTGGTGGCCGAGGCCCCGTTTCTGGACGTGGCCGTGGTGGCGCTGAGGGCGGACGATCTGGTGGCCAGGGCCCCCGAGGCAACTTTTCTGGTCAAAACCGTGGCCGTGGTGGCGCTCCCCGCGGCCGTGGTGGTGCCCAGTCCCATAACGCTTAAGCAATAGCGACTGGTATATATAAAGTGGCAACGATCAGACATTGACACCAGTAGTCAGTCAGTCTTGGTTTGCTATCTAGGTCCCGGAACGACTGGGACCCCAAATCGAAGCAATCACAACTAATCTACGTGATATACATAACCATTCAAACATCAACACGAGGGGACGACAACAGAAAACAAGCTCAGCAGATGGTCAGGGGGAGCGGTAAGGGAGCGGAGTTTGGTATTCCCTTTCGGAGGAAGGATGGAGTTGGGAATTTGGAGTCATAATTGTTCGTTTTCATTCCGGTGGTTTGCgcgctgcatctgcatctgatCCTCTCAGCTGGCGATTGGGTTACGGATTTCAGCGAAAACAGGGGAAAGGTCATAGGCTGGGAGCTTTGGTTTGGCATCATTACTTTCTAATGACCGTGTACATTCTTACAAAAGCGAACGGACGGGCGATAGAGGTGGCAGTACTCGGATGGGCAGAAGGACGTCGACGGGTATACATACTCACGAATCAGTGacagttgatgatggtggacGAGAGTCCAGGCCtgtgatgaatgaatgggCCTGGAGGGACCGTGTTCTGTACCTTTTACTGTGCAAGTAGTAATGATCAGTACCTCTTTGGTTTCCATTGCTTGAGTCGAGctaccagaccagaccagatcagatcagcAAGTGAATGCAAAATTTTCATATCAAGTCAACGTTTTCATGCCATGTCATGTGAGGCAGGTAACGTAGCATGCTGAAGATCCAGGACAGGAGGGGCATGACGGCCATGATATCCAGTATCGGTCTAGAAGGTCCCGTAGAAGCAATGGTGCTGTTGCTTGTCTTCTACATGCGATGATATCCGAAGTTAAGCTTGCAGAGCCAGCCTCGTGGATCAAAGAGGTCGAACGGTTCGTCGCATGAGAAATTGTTGTTAATGATGGACGTTGGTCAAGGTTCTTTTGTAACAGGGAAAAGCATTGACAAAAGGCCAAGCCAGTTACTGGGGGGCTTTTGAACGAGAGAGGATACCCACGCGTAATAGTTACTATGCAGAAAGGCAAAGAGAACTTGATTTTGAATCTATCGACGGTCAAAGTTGCACGTGTTCGTGTAGTAGACACCGCGATTTGATTCTATCCATTCTGTTCGTCGGAGACTATCCCGAATAGCCAGGGCGTGTCCTATTATTGTACATACATGAGGTAAGGTAGGGTAGCTTATTCCGGACACGCCGCACAATGAATGACATGGGGAAACAAAAGGTTCCCCGGGTATTTTTGCGACCTTCTAAAAGCAGAccgcaaggagaagaaaagagcagCCAATATTATGTGAGGGAGAATTACTGGCGATGGGACGATGCAAGCAAGGTCCTTGCCGAGAGATCCGGGGAGTATCGTTATTATTATCCTGAACgatcagttcagttcagttcagttcagtttaCTCCGTAGTTTGCTATGGAAATATCTGAGACAGCggcttgagctcatcacAAGTTCGTTGGGATTGTTTTAGGAGTAAAGGTTGCAGCCAAGACGGGAGAGGATCATCCATGGGATGCTTGTTCTGCAAGCTTGCAGGCTTGGTTTACGATACATGAATCACGTAGGTAGTAcgtatattataactatgtATACCTCTCTGTTACTCCGTAAGTCAAAGGTAATTAATCAACTCGTGGATGGAATGCGAGAGCCTCGACTTAAAACTCCGTCGACGGTACTTTTTAGGATCATGTTCCTTGCAAGATGAGACAAGGAAAGGATCGACATAGAGCCTGAACTCTCCAGACTTCCGACTTCCTTGCTTACAGGTCTCTCGGAGGAATAATTACCGTGCGATTTGCGTGATCGTCAAGAAGCAATTCGACTGCCGGTGTCACGGACGGAATTAGCAGCAATACAAGCCCAAGCAAATCAAACAATCTCACTGCA
Coding sequences within it:
- a CDS encoding hypothetical protein (EggNog:ENOG41), translating into MASNGNFTQQDQYKEPADQQPTAPTTSAADGSATAAASATNSHSKDEVGWYFVEQFYTTLSKFPEKLHLFYGKRSQFVCGREAEVAKVSVGRPDIQERIKNLDFHDCKVRISNVDSQASFENIVIQVIGETCNNNKAPKKFVQTFVLAQQPSGYFVLNDILRYIDDESDDESAAASEEPAAPATEEPVAAVEPEAPQSVEETKDEAPTLDPEVVDQKLEEVSTSKDSVTLNGDTSEESVTKDPETKPEEPAETADEAAKELAEEDVKEPEKPKDPSPTPVSKPVAPPPAAPEKPAAPPKPMTWASRAAAALPKPVVPLPKTTTPPVSQSRAPAPAAAAAAASAATSQPAAAPAASSTAPATESAGKDAAGWQTAGSDSKRQNRPQSVSGPPADKESTTVYVKFVTDKVQDADLRNALTAFGELKSLDIIRQKNCAFVEFKTPEASKAAVAANPHTINGETIMVESRRNKPGANNAGGRGPVSGRGRGGAEGGRSGGQGPRGNFSGQNRGRGGAPRGRGGAQSHNA